One genomic region from Halococcus qingdaonensis encodes:
- a CDS encoding ABC transporter permease subunit, whose translation MTLDVFRYEGEQRITAALGLSAAFALMGVAFVAAAPLVTADVATSAQFEQLTTQLPQPFVQAFGLESLSSAEGLLAGEFYTLFWSLFFGIYLAYTAAGSIADDVETDRMDVLLSAPISRGTVVFEKFLALLVPIVTASVVTPAVIALAAWYVDVTVPLAELAALHALSIPYLLCCGAIGLALSVFLDDADTARNAAIGLLFALYLFQSFVPVTDVGWLANVAPMAHFDPNDILLDGVYDVAGAALLLAATVVLVGVSRHRFIRMDIQ comes from the coding sequence CGCGCTCATGGGTGTCGCGTTCGTCGCCGCCGCGCCGCTCGTCACGGCCGACGTCGCCACGAGCGCCCAGTTCGAGCAGCTCACCACGCAACTGCCACAGCCGTTCGTCCAGGCGTTCGGTCTCGAAAGCCTATCGAGCGCCGAGGGGTTGCTCGCCGGCGAGTTCTACACCCTGTTCTGGAGTCTGTTCTTCGGTATTTACCTCGCCTACACCGCAGCGGGGTCGATCGCCGACGACGTCGAGACCGACCGGATGGACGTGTTGCTCTCCGCGCCGATCTCGCGGGGCACGGTGGTGTTCGAGAAGTTCCTCGCGCTGCTCGTCCCGATCGTCACCGCGAGCGTCGTCACGCCGGCGGTGATCGCCCTCGCCGCATGGTACGTCGACGTCACCGTTCCCCTCGCGGAGCTCGCCGCCCTCCACGCGCTCTCGATCCCGTATCTGCTCTGCTGTGGGGCGATCGGACTGGCGCTCTCGGTGTTTCTCGACGACGCCGACACCGCGAGAAACGCCGCCATCGGGCTGTTGTTCGCGCTGTATCTCTTCCAATCGTTCGTCCCCGTGACGGACGTCGGCTGGCTGGCGAACGTCGCCCCGATGGCCCACTTCGACCCGAACGACATCCTGCTGGATGGTGTGTACGACGTCGCCGGCGCGGCCCTCCTGCTCGCCGCCACAGTCGTACTGGTGGGAGTGAGCCGGCATCGCTTCATCCGGATGGATATCCAATGA